A portion of the Meriones unguiculatus strain TT.TT164.6M chromosome 14, Bangor_MerUng_6.1, whole genome shotgun sequence genome contains these proteins:
- the Magel2 gene encoding MAGE-like protein 2: protein MSQQLSTNLGDSSPPESPVPPVHSRPTVLMRAPPASSRAPPVPWDPPPLDLHAPLAPWQAPQPSWEAPEGQLPAPVAQLAQPPALGAPMVQAPPLGGAMAKPPTPGVLMVHPPPPGAPMAQPSTPGVLMLHPPVPGAPLAHPAPPGTPMTHPPPAVTPMAHPPPPPPPPPATPMAHPPPPATPMAHPPPPPGNPMVHPLPPGTPMIHPPPSGLPIPHAPIPGAPIAQPPTPGVLMAQQLTPGVLMVQPPAPGAPMVQPPPPAALLTQPPPSITPMAKPAGPGVVMIHPPGGRAPIIQTPVSGAPMAQPVIPPGQPLASWAPQGQPLILQIQSQVIRTPPQVPTVPPAPQVQLATPQGWQATTPNWQVTPQGWQGTPLTWQATQVTWQAPAIAWQAPPTGRQGPPPIRPGPPPIRPGPAPGLRQLPPVIRQTPPVLRQAPPLIRPAPPPIRPAPHGIASQPQLWQVLPPPPPLRQAPQARLLVPRVSGAAQVPTAPAVAQIHLVPQTGPQVPQTVLPGPLSIPIPVPQAASQSAPRAVHCPSIIWQAPKGQPPVPQELPVPQELPVPQELPVPQELPVPQELQMPQELPVPQELQMPQELPVPQELQVPQELPVPQELQVPQELPVPQELPVTLEFQEVQQARTMGWRAPKVPSHFWQPVPAQESPEQATQITHVEQQQPFQGAPASPKALQTQLPAHQAQPTGLQAELPSVQLQPSWQGPLPLLQAQPGASAMPTDFPRGPTRSHVTPSGEPGPSSLEPRGPSRERRTPAKDKKGPPKERMIIGATFCAPRAASASRAYLPTAWKNLPATSETFPPTSRVFPSTSHFQPASNAFRGPSATSESPKSLPYAVQDPYACVEALPAVPWVPYPDANASPACKSVPTILMVTAAAPQASATGAEASKSSETPRRSGKATRKKKHLEPKEDNCGHRGSSRDWRGPPSWENPSQNDWEIQRALQLLGDRESLYTPQNRNGWGCPNNSRFPRGLDVPSTSQDQGFCDGSRASQPWMVSEVPRVFPGSSDAQEDFNGESQQLSPLDERADALVQFLLVKDQAKVPVQLSEMVNVVIREYKDQSLDIISRANAKLESTFGCQLKEVDSKTHSYIIVRKTGNTQCSLLASYLDRPKFNLLMVVLSLIFMKGYCIRENLLFNFLFQLGLDVQETSGLFRSTKKLITSVFVRHRYLEYRQIPFTEPAEYELLWGPRAFLETNRVHIMRFLAALYQNQPQTWSYQYLESLGELEYKDTNEESHDSDDDSHDPTSSPHPH, encoded by the coding sequence ATGTCGCAGCAGCTAAGTACGAATCTGGGTGATTCCAGCCCTCCGGAGTCCCCAGTGCCTCCGGTCCATAGCCGCCCTACGGTTCTGATGAGGGCTCCGCCTGCTTCCTCCCGGGCTCCTCCTGTCCCTTGGGATCCACCTCCACTGGACTTGCACGCTCCCCTGGCTCCATGGCAGGCTCCTCAGCCTTCCTGGGAGGCTCCAGAGGGCCAGCTGCCTGCCCCAGTGGCTCAGCTGGCCCAGCCTCCTGCCCTAGGGGCCCCAATGGTCCAGGCTCCACCTTTGGGGGGGGCGATGGCCAAGCCTCCAACTCCTGGAGTCTTGATGGTCCATCCACCCCCTCCGGGAGCCCCAATGGCCCAGCCTTCAACTCCGGGAGTTCTGATGTTGCATCCTCCTGTTCCGGGGGCCCCGTTGGCTCATCCAGCTCCCCCAGGAACCCCGATGACACACCCTCCTCCTGCTGTCACACCGAtggcccaccctcctcctcctccaccacctcctcctgcGACCCCAAtggcccaccctcctcctcctgcgACCCCAAtggcccaccctcctcctcctcctggaaaCCCTATGGTGCACCCTCTCCCTCCCGGAACCCCAATGATCCATCCTCCCCCATCTGGACTGCCAATTCCGCATGCTCCCATTCCGGGGGCACCAATAGCCCAGCCACCAACTCCAGGAGTCCTGATGGCGCAGCAGCTGACACCAGGAGTCCTGATGGTCCAGCCTCCTGCTCCAGGAGCACCGATGGTCCAGCCTCCTCCACCAGCTGCCTTGTTGACCCAGCCTCCACCTTCGATAACTCCGATGGCCAAGCCTGCAGGTCCTGGTGTCGTGATGATCCATCCTCCAGGTGGCAGAGCTCCAATCATTCAGACTCCAGTATCAGGAGCACCAATGGCGCAGCCAGTGATACCCCCAGGGCAGCCTTTGGCTTCTTGGGCCCCACAGGGTCAGCCTTTGATCCTGCAAATCCAGTCTCAAGTCATAAGGACTCCTCCACAAGTTCCCACTGTTCCACCAGCCCCCCAGGTGCAGCTGGCCACACCCCAAGGCTGGcaagccaccacacccaactggCAGGTGACCCCCCAGGGTTGGCAGGGCACGCCCTTGACCTGGCAAGCCACTCAGGTCACTTGGCAGGCCCCTGCGATAGCCTGGCAGGCCCCTCCAACCGGGCGCCAAGGGCCCCCACCCATTCGGCCTGGTCCCCCACCCATTCGACCTGGACCAGCTCCAGGGCTCCGCCAGTTGCCTCCTGTGATCCGTCAGACCCCACCTGTGCTGCGGCAAGCCCCACCACTGATCCGCCCAGCCCCTCCACCTATCAGACCAGCTCCACATGGCATAGCAAGTCAGCCTCAGCTGTGGCAAGTCctgccacccccacctccactgcGTCAGGCTCCACAGGCTCGTCTACTGGTCCCGAGGGTGTCAGGGGCAGCCCAGGTGCCTACAGCACCAGCAGTTGCTCAGATACATTTGGTGCCACAGACAGGCCCACAAGTACCCCAGACAGTGCTGCCAGGCCCACTGTCTATCCCAATTCCTGTACCCCAGGCTGCCTCTCAGTCTGCTCCACGAGCTGTGCATTGCCCATCCATCATTTGGCAGGCCCCCAAAGGCCAGCCACCAGTGCCACAGGAGCTCCCGGTGCCACAGGAGCTCCCGGTGCCACAGGAGCTCCCGGTGCCACAGGAGCTCCCGGTGCCACAGGAGCTCCAGATGCCACAGGAGCTCCCGGTGCCACAGGAGCTCCAGATGCCACAGGAGCTCCCGGTGCCACAGGAGCTGCAGGTACCACAGGAGCTCCCGGTTCCACAGGAGCTCCAGGTGCCACAGGAGCTCCCGGTGCCACAGGAGCTCCCCGTGACATTGGAGTTCCAGGAGGTACAGCAGGCCCGGACAATGGGCTGGCGGGCCCCCAAGGTACCCAGTCACTTCTGGCAGCCTGTGCCTGCCCAGGAGTCCCCGgagcaggccactcagatcaCCCACGTGGAGCAACAGCAGCCCTTTCAGGGAGCTCCAGCCTCCCCCAAAGCACTGCAAACTCAGCTGCCTGCCCACCAGGCCCAGCCCACAGGCCTGCAGGCTGAACTGCCCTCAGTGCAACTGCAGCCTTCTTGGCAAGGCCCACTCCCCTTGTTGCAGGCCCAGCCTGGAGCCTCTGCCATGCCGACAGATTTTCCCAGGGGCCCCACTAGATCACATGTGACTCCGTCAGGAGAACCTGGCCCCTCTTCTCTAGAACCTCGTGGGCCTTCTAGAGAACGGAGGACCCCTGCAAAGGACAAAAAGGGTCCTCCAAAAGAGCGCATGATCATTGGTGCCACCTTCTGTGCTCCCAGGGCAGCATCAGCTTCCAGGGCATACCTGCCAACTGCCTGGAAAAACTTGCCTGCCACATCAGAGACCTTTCCTCCCACCTCAAGGGTCTTTCCATCTACCTCTCATTTCCAGCCTGCCTCTAATGCCTTTAGAGGCCCATCTGCCACCTCAGAGAGCCCAAAGTCACTGCCATATGCTGTGCAGGATCCTTATGCCTGTGTAGAGGCCCTGCCTGCAGTTCCCTGGGTTCCATATCCTGATGCGAATGCCTCACCAGCATGTAAGTCAGTGCCCACCATCCTGATGGTAACAGCAGCTGCTCCCCAGGCAAGTGCCACCGGTGCAGAGGCCTCCAAGTCGTCAGAGACACCACGGCGCTCCGGAAAAGCCACCAGGAAGAAGAAGCATCTGGAACCCAAAGAGGACAACTGCGGCCATAGGGGGTCCTCACGTGACTGGCGGGGCCCTCCATCCTGGGAGAATCCCAGTCAGAATGACTGGGAAATCCAAAGAGCTCTGCAGCTCCTGGGGGACCGGGAATCCCTCTACACTCCCCAGAACCGGAATGGCTGGGGGTGCCCCAATAACTCTAGGTTTCCAAGGGGCTTGGATGTCCCCAGCACTTCACAGGATCAAGGGTTCTGTGATGGTTCAAGGGCTTCTCAGCCATGGATGGTCTCTGAGGTCCCACGTGTCTTTCCGGGATCCAGTGATGCTCAGGAGGACTTCAATGGGGAGAGTCAGCAATTGTCTCCCTTAGATGAGAGAGCAGATGCGTTGGTGCAGTTTCTCTTGGTCAAAGACCAAGCCAAGGTGCCCGTCCAGCTCTCGGAGATGGTAAATGTTGTCATCCGAGAATATAAAGACCAGAGCTTAGATATCATCAGCCGTGCGAACGCTAAGCTGGAGAGCACCTTCGGTTGTCAACTGAAGGAAGTTGACAGCAAAACTCATTCTTATATCATCGTTAGAAAGACGGGGAACACTCAGTGTAGTTTGCTGGCATCCTATTTAGACAGGCCAAAGTTCAACCTCCTGATGGTAGTCTTGAGCCTCATCTTTATGAAAGGCTACTGTATAAGGGAGAatctgctctttaatttcctgtTCCAGTTAGGGCTGGACGTCCAGGAAACAAGTGGTCTCTTCAGAAGTACAAAGAAGCTCATCACCAGTGTGTTTGTGAGACACAGGTACCTAGAGTACAGGCAAATCCCGTTCACTGAGCCAGCAGAGTATGAGCTTCTCTGGGGTCCGCGGGCATTTCTTGAAACCAACAGGGTGCATATCATGAGGTTTTTGGCTGCTCTCTACCAGAACCAGCCCCAGACCTGGTCATACCAGTACCTTGAGTCATTGGGAGAGTTAGAATACAAAGACACGAATGAGGAGTCCCATGACAGCGACGACGATTCTCATGACCCGACCAGCAGTCCTCATCCTCACTAA